In Pirellulales bacterium, a single genomic region encodes these proteins:
- a CDS encoding MBL fold metallo-hydrolase, with protein sequence MPQLQPAIATIVSAPFAENSYIAHFEGRDDCLVIDPGFEPEKIFEYLAENQLVPAAFLITHGHADHIVGNVAMKERWPDCPIVIGREEAPKLTSARLNLSEHFGAPLTSPPADVTLEEGEVFRAAGFVLEARTIPGHSSGHMVFIARDATPQYVFGGDVLFAGSIGRTDFPDGSFEALAAGIHQHLFTLPDDTIVFPGHGPATTVGDEKEDNPYVGRPGGWRG encoded by the coding sequence GTGCCACAATTGCAACCTGCTATCGCCACAATAGTATCTGCCCCATTCGCCGAAAACTCGTACATCGCGCATTTTGAAGGACGCGACGACTGTTTGGTGATCGATCCCGGGTTCGAGCCAGAAAAAATATTCGAGTACCTCGCAGAAAACCAACTTGTGCCAGCAGCCTTTTTGATCACGCATGGCCATGCGGATCACATCGTGGGGAACGTGGCGATGAAAGAACGCTGGCCCGACTGCCCCATCGTGATCGGCCGCGAAGAGGCTCCCAAGCTGACGAGCGCCAGGTTGAACCTCTCGGAACACTTCGGCGCGCCGCTCACCAGTCCGCCCGCCGACGTCACGCTGGAAGAAGGCGAGGTCTTTCGTGCGGCCGGCTTCGTGCTGGAAGCACGCACGATTCCGGGGCACTCTTCCGGGCACATGGTCTTCATCGCCCGCGATGCCACTCCGCAGTATGTTTTTGGCGGCGACGTGCTGTTCGCCGGCAGCATTGGCCGCACCGATTTTCCCGATGGAAGTTTCGAGGCGCTGGCCGCGGGCATTCACCAGCACTTGTTCACGTTGCCCGACGACACGATCGTCTTTCCCGGCCATGGCCCGGCCACGACCGTAGGAGATGAAAAAGAAGACAACCCCTACGTGGGCCGCCCCGGCGGCTGGCGGGGGTAA
- a CDS encoding DUF1571 domain-containing protein, which produces MAFRTHRWTCWAAGFLTALGARSANAQVYSQAPAPAGQYAAPQYNNGAPQYPAAQYPAAQYQRQPVVRQQSPQQPAYPQSQGQPAAYPQYQAQPATPGYQDPTAGNPQYQNPNQPGAYGSQPARQQLPPNRAAATTPYAGAAQGQMQAPGAATYPGASNQQPRGGVRPVQFEQPLDAQQSAVPPQQAAPSDPPGFRATEVSTAAIPGNVPANVAGAEGQAAPEHPLLPALRWAKQGLEEFSKVQDYSCTLVKRERIDGTLGEHEYIFVKVRHQPFSVYTYFLGPARVKGQEAIFVDGQNGNSLLAHGNGIKHRLIGTVSLKPTSTLAMSGNRYPITEMGMRRLLERLLEIGGNDVKYGECSVKFIQGAKVQNRTCTCIQVEHPVPRRNFLFHLARIYVDDQMQLPIRYEAYDWPAPGTNQPQLNEEYTFLNVKVNNGFTDADFSTENPSYGFK; this is translated from the coding sequence ATGGCATTCAGGACACATCGTTGGACGTGTTGGGCCGCAGGCTTTCTCACAGCACTGGGTGCCCGCTCGGCCAACGCTCAGGTCTACAGCCAGGCGCCTGCCCCCGCAGGGCAATACGCCGCTCCTCAATACAACAACGGCGCCCCGCAGTACCCCGCGGCGCAGTATCCCGCCGCGCAATACCAACGGCAGCCGGTCGTGCGCCAGCAGTCGCCGCAGCAGCCGGCCTACCCGCAGAGTCAGGGCCAGCCTGCAGCTTATCCGCAGTACCAGGCACAGCCGGCGACCCCTGGGTATCAGGATCCTACGGCCGGAAATCCGCAGTATCAGAATCCGAATCAACCCGGCGCCTACGGCTCTCAGCCGGCCCGCCAGCAGTTGCCCCCCAATCGCGCCGCCGCGACGACGCCTTATGCGGGCGCAGCCCAAGGCCAGATGCAGGCTCCCGGCGCCGCGACATATCCGGGTGCTAGCAATCAACAGCCGCGCGGAGGTGTGCGTCCGGTGCAATTCGAGCAGCCGCTCGACGCACAACAATCCGCGGTTCCGCCGCAACAAGCGGCCCCGAGCGACCCGCCTGGCTTCCGCGCCACGGAAGTATCGACCGCGGCGATTCCGGGCAATGTGCCCGCCAACGTCGCAGGCGCTGAAGGGCAGGCGGCCCCAGAGCATCCGTTGCTGCCGGCCCTGCGGTGGGCCAAGCAGGGCTTAGAAGAATTCAGCAAGGTGCAGGATTACTCCTGCACGCTGGTCAAGCGCGAGCGCATCGACGGCACCCTGGGCGAACACGAATACATCTTCGTCAAGGTGCGGCACCAGCCATTTAGCGTCTACACGTACTTCCTTGGCCCGGCACGCGTCAAAGGGCAAGAAGCCATCTTTGTCGACGGTCAGAACGGCAACAGCCTGTTGGCCCACGGCAACGGCATCAAGCATCGCCTGATTGGCACCGTGTCGCTCAAGCCGACCAGCACCCTGGCCATGAGTGGCAATCGTTACCCGATCACCGAGATGGGCATGCGTCGGCTGTTGGAGCGCTTGCTCGAGATCGGCGGCAATGACGTGAAGTACGGCGAGTGCAGCGTGAAGTTCATCCAGGGCGCCAAGGTGCAGAATCGCACCTGCACCTGCATCCAAGTCGAACACCCGGTGCCCCGACGCAACTTCCTATTCCACCTGGCACGCATCTATGTCGACGACCAGATGCAGTTGCCGATCCGCTACGAAGCGTACGATTGGCCGGCCCCAGGCACGAACCAGCCGCAACTGAACGAGGAATACACTTTCCTCAACGTGAAGGTCAACAACGGCTTCACCGACGCCGACTTCAGCACCGAGAACCCCAGCTACGGGTTCAAATAG
- a CDS encoding LysM peptidoglycan-binding domain-containing protein: MTEDLKDHDGLGSDEIEAPDPAAAAELAKEVRFGLSLLGLLLALLATALYVKLGSPGFPWGGAEVAQADSAAPAEEPQADAASAGPAGEPAAQPIHLAAQPDATARTPLWNDNRYAEQQEPAMPAEAPPTGGAAEESHEAAGAEQPVNPFDHQAQTPEQDAAAQLPADEAPPFAAMPAGGDHADQPIETTAATEATPFDAVPAEPFSASELPAEPPQNGGPLIAESEAGVELQPHPDAGPSIVQPAGAKEPTLAEPRNSPYGRGQVRDRYAAGGRTAPPPLPGEDGPRAAPSAEHTPLHAVPDHDWNAAGAAPAPHESELERELQEQRTPQHGRTPPPSGAMNDLDAPASEFAAPRDDIMSHHHQPTHTPTADGTYTVEPNDSFWTISQKVYGTGGYFKAVQRHNRKPGNQADGLEIGEKILVPPVETLQQKYPDLCPKQRGAGTGRMMPASAHGNLRGGRVYVVEEGDTLFDIARYELGKASRWAEIYDLNRGQLGTDYNYIAPGTKLMLPDAVTSEPDALTTRPGTPFPR, translated from the coding sequence ATGACAGAAGATCTGAAAGACCACGATGGTCTGGGCTCGGATGAAATCGAAGCGCCGGACCCGGCTGCCGCCGCTGAACTGGCCAAGGAAGTTCGCTTCGGCCTGTCGCTCTTGGGCTTGTTGCTGGCACTGCTGGCGACGGCCTTGTACGTGAAGCTCGGTTCTCCTGGTTTCCCCTGGGGCGGCGCGGAAGTGGCCCAGGCCGACAGTGCGGCGCCTGCCGAAGAACCGCAGGCCGACGCGGCCAGTGCGGGCCCGGCGGGTGAACCCGCCGCGCAGCCGATTCACCTGGCCGCGCAACCAGACGCCACCGCCCGGACGCCGCTGTGGAATGACAATCGTTACGCTGAGCAGCAAGAGCCGGCCATGCCGGCCGAAGCACCGCCTACTGGCGGCGCAGCCGAAGAATCTCACGAGGCGGCCGGCGCCGAACAACCGGTCAATCCTTTCGACCATCAAGCGCAAACGCCGGAACAAGACGCCGCCGCGCAGCTGCCAGCTGACGAAGCGCCGCCGTTTGCCGCCATGCCGGCGGGGGGCGACCACGCGGACCAGCCGATCGAAACGACGGCCGCCACCGAAGCCACCCCGTTCGACGCAGTGCCTGCCGAACCGTTTTCAGCTAGCGAACTGCCTGCTGAACCGCCGCAGAACGGCGGACCGCTCATCGCCGAGTCCGAAGCCGGAGTCGAGTTGCAACCACATCCCGACGCGGGCCCCAGCATTGTACAACCGGCCGGCGCCAAGGAACCGACGCTGGCCGAGCCGCGCAATTCTCCCTACGGCCGCGGTCAGGTTCGCGATCGTTACGCCGCCGGAGGCCGAACCGCGCCCCCACCACTGCCGGGCGAGGACGGACCGCGCGCGGCTCCTTCGGCCGAGCATACCCCGTTGCACGCGGTTCCCGATCACGATTGGAACGCAGCCGGTGCCGCCCCCGCACCGCACGAAAGCGAGCTAGAGCGCGAGTTGCAAGAACAGCGCACGCCGCAGCACGGAAGAACTCCGCCGCCGAGCGGCGCGATGAACGATCTCGATGCGCCAGCCTCGGAATTTGCCGCGCCGCGCGATGACATCATGAGCCACCACCATCAGCCCACGCATACGCCTACGGCCGATGGCACGTACACGGTGGAACCGAACGACAGCTTTTGGACGATCTCGCAGAAGGTCTACGGCACCGGCGGCTACTTCAAGGCCGTGCAGCGACACAACCGCAAGCCGGGCAATCAGGCCGATGGGCTGGAAATCGGTGAAAAGATTCTGGTGCCGCCCGTCGAGACGCTGCAACAGAAGTACCCCGACCTGTGCCCGAAGCAACGCGGCGCAGGCACCGGCCGGATGATGCCGGCCAGCGCCCACGGCAACCTGCGTGGCGGGCGCGTGTACGTTGTCGAGGAGGGGGACACACTGTTCGACATTGCCCGCTACGAGCTGGGCAAGGCCTCGCGTTGGGCCGAGATCTACGATCTGAATCGCGGCCAGCTGGGAACCGACTACAACTACATCGCCCCCGGCACGAAGCTGATGTTGCCCGACGCTGTGACCAGCGAACCGGATGCCCTAACCACGCGACCCGGCACGCCCTTCCCGCGTTAG